The following are encoded in a window of Oreochromis aureus strain Israel breed Guangdong linkage group 10, ZZ_aureus, whole genome shotgun sequence genomic DNA:
- the map6a gene encoding microtubule-associated protein 6 homolog, whose product MAWPCISRACCMARFWNQLDKADIAVPLVFAKYTDVSEMQHIQLQPQLHPPQARVAIETQPSRAESRAVPTARAPRRCVSEERVCSSVMREDFKHWKVRPEPSCKPKNEYHEPETPFNSETQYQKDFKPWPIPKRYDHPWIPKPPPSASAGEDRTPARSKYPKKHVVLAEADSGVEKSAIADKVQEKDLLQGQERKKRASKKEGEKKVVLKGDGEGRGRAADAVNRQIKEEISGGSSYKTEFKAYRDVKPVKMIRAKSQYLPPDEKTNLETSYSATFKAQFPLQPADNKAVERRRIRSLYSEPYIDPGKQVDRYSLPRSKSKKSGATAAGQSKPAKKPKDKQSTVLRGSKKATSENQPENRPSVGDKEKSKEMNNKLAEAKE is encoded by the exons ATGGCGTGGCCCTGCATCAGCAGGGCGTGCTGCATGGCCCGCTTCTGGAACCAGCTGGACAAGGCTGACATTGCGGTGCCTTTGGTCTTCGCCAAGTACACGGACGTCTCCGAGATGCAGCACATCCAGCTGCAGCCGCAGCTACACCCTCCCCAGGCCCGAGTTGCTATAGAAACGCAGCCGTCTCGCGCAGAAAGCCGCGCCGTTCCGACTGCACGCGCGCCGCGAAGGTGCGTCTCCGAGGAGCGCGTGTGCAGCTCTGTGATGCGCGAGGACTTTAAGCACTGGAAAGTGCGTCCCGAACCGAGCTGTAAGCCCAAGAACGAGTACCACGAACCGGAAACACCGTTCAACAGCGAGACCCAGTACCAGAAGGACTTCAAGCCCTGGCCCATCCCGAAGAGGTACGATCACCCCTGGATACCCAAACCGCCTCCGAGTGCCTCCGCGGGAGAAGATCGCACACCGGCCAGGTCCAAGTACCCGAAAAAGCACGTGGTGCTGGCGGAGGCGGACAGCGGCGTTGAAAAAAGCGCTatagccgacaaggtccaggaGAAGGACCTGCTCCAGGGCCAGGAGAGGAAAAAGCGTGCCAGCAAGAAGGAGGGGGAGAAGAAAGTGGTCCTGAAGGGGGATGGAGAGGGCAGAGGGAGGGCGGCGGACGCCGTGAACAGACAGATCAAAGAGGAGATTTCAGGCGGCAGCTCCTACAA AACTGAATTCAAAGCGTACAGAGACGTGAAGCCAGTAAAGATGATACGGGCCAAGTCCCAGTACCTGCCACCGGATGAAAAGACGAACTTGGAAACCAGCTACAGTGCGACCTTCAAGGCCCAGTTCCCGCTGCAGCCTGCTGACAACAAGGCcgtggagaggaggaggataCGCAGTTTGTACAGTGAGCCTTACATAGACCCCGGCAAACAG GTTGACAGGTATAGTCTCCCTCGCTCTAAATCCAAAAAGTCTGGAGCCACAGCAGCAGGCCAGAGCAAGCCAGCGAAGAAACCCAAAGATAAGCAGAGCACTGTGCTGAGGGGCTCCAAGAAGGCGACCTCAGAGAACCAGCCCGAGAACCGGCCTTCGGTGGGGGACAAGGAGAAAAGTAAAGAGATGAACAACAAACTGGCTGAGGCAAAAGAGTAA